The sequence ACTTTTTTATCTTGTTCTTTGGTTTTACCTTTTTTTGTGTCTTGAGAAGAAACTTTTGTTTCATTTATTTTTTTCATTTTAGTTTTTTCTTCAATTGTTTTTTTCTTATTCATTTTAAAAATATTTAACTAATTAGAATATCAAAGATATTCTTCAAAATATTTGCCATTATATTCGATTAAGACAAATTGTCATTTTAACATTGTTTTTTTTAAAAACAATGTTAAAATGACAAAAAAATATAGTTAGATTAATTGTAATTATTTTCAAGTTAATACTATCAGCCAAATGACCCATATAAATTATTACCAAACATAATTATTTTTCGTCTGTTAATAATCTTATTTTTTAATTATTATTTTATTTACTATTGGATCTTGCGATAGAGAATATACGATGAAACAGACTGTTTGCAAGAGAAGGAGAATGACGAAACTTTTATATTAAATTTATGTATATTAATATTACCTTATTGAATAATTATCATTTTTTTTGTTATTAATGAATTCACTGCTCTTAGGCGGCAATAATATATTCCACTACTTACAATTTTTCCGTTATAATCATTCCCATTCCAGACAACAGAATGATTACCGGATACTTTATATTTGTTTACCAAAGTTTTTATTTTCTTTCCTTGAATATTATAGATTTCAATAATTACATTACTACTTACGGAAATGATATAACTAATTGTTGTTTCAGAGTTAAACGGGTTTGGATAATTTGTAACAGATACATTTTTTTGTGAAACAAAAGGATTATCTATGCCTGTTACTTCAACTACTACTTCATTGGACGGAACTGATTCATTGTCTGTATACATTGCTGTTACATAATAAGTATATGTTCCTGCGACAATCGAATCTGTATATGTTTCGGTATCTATTTGTGCAATAAAGCCACTATCGCGATAAACTTTATAAGCCAAAACCACAGCTCCGGTAACAGGAGC is a genomic window of Bacteroidales bacterium containing:
- a CDS encoding T9SS type A sorting domain-containing protein; this encodes APVTGAVVLAYKVYRDSGFIAQIDTETYTDSIVAGTYTYYVTAMYTDNESVPSNEVVVEVTGIDNPFVSQKNVSVTNYPNPFNSETTISYIISVSSNVIIEIYNIQGKKIKTLVNKYKVSGNHSVVWNGNDYNGKIVSSGIYYCRLRAVNSLITKKMIIIQ